The window TACTAAGTTTGTTGAACAAGTTGAAAAGATGACGCCAGCAGATATTTTACCGGGCATTCCTGAATTACTTAGTGATGCAAAGAAGCAAAATTTAAAGATGGTTATTGCTTCTGCCTCAAAAAACGCACCTAAGATCTTAACTAAATTAGGAATTATGGATGAGTTTGATGGCATTGTTGATCCAGCTACTCTTCATCGAGGAAAACCAGATCCAGAAATTTATGAAAAAGCACAAAAATTACTGGGTTTAAATGCAAATGAAGTTATTAGCTTTGAAGATGCTCAAGCTGGTGTTCAATCAATTAAGAGTGCTGGACAATTTGCAGTAGGGATTGGAGATAAAGAAGTCTTAAAAGAGGCTGATTATATTGTCCCAACTACTAAAGAATTAAAACTTTCAGAAATTGAATCAGTTTTTAATAAAAAATAAGAGGGAAGTAGGGAAAGAGAATGGTTGAAGTAGATTTAAACCATATCTATAAAAAGTACGAAGGAAATGATAAATATTCAGTTAATGACTTTGATTTACACATCAAAGACAAGGAATTTATCGTTTTTGTTGGGCCATCTGGTTGTGGTAAGTCAACTACTTTAAGAATGGTTGCTGGTCTGGAAGATATTTCTAAGGGTACTTTAGAAATTGACCATAAAGTAATGAACGATGTTGCTCCTAAAGATAGAAACATCGCCATGGTATTCCAGAACTATGCTTTATACCCTCACATGTCAATTTACGACAACATGGCTTTTGGATTGAAACTTCGGCACTACAAGAAAGATGAAATCGATAAACGGGTTAAACATGCTGCTGAAATTTTAGGCTTGTCTGAATACCTTGATAAAAAGCCATCAGAACTATCTGGTGGTCAAAGACAGCGTGTTGCCTTAGGGCGTGCAATTGTTCGAGATGCACCAATCTTCTTGATGGACGAACCTTTATCAAACCTAGATGCAAAATTACGTGTCACAATGCGTGCTGAAATTGCTAAATTACACCAAAACTTAGGAACTACTACTATCTATGTTACTCACGATCAAACTGAAGCCATGACTTTAGCTGACCGAGTAGTTGTTATGTCAGTTGGTCAAGTTCAGCAGATCGGAACGCCACTTGAAGTTTATAACAAGCCTGTAAATATGTTTGTTGCTGGTTTTATTGGTTCTCCGCAAATGAACTTCTTCAATGTTCACTTTAAAGGTAATCGAATTAGTGATGGCAAAGGATTAAATATCGAAATTCCTGAGGGTAAGGCTAAGATGCTTAAAGATAAGGGATATGAAGATAAAGACTTAGTCTTTGGTATTCGTCCAGAAGACATTCACTCAGAAGAAGCCTTCCTTGAAACTTGGCCAAATCAAACTGTTAAATCTACAGTTGTCGTTTCTGAGTTGCTGGGATCAACGATTCAACTTTATCAAAAAGTAGACGGCACAGAATTTGTAGCTATCGTAAATGCCCGTGATTACCATACTCCAGGCGATAAGGTAGAAATGGGATTTGACGTTAACAAAGCTCACTTCTTTGATAAAGATACAACGAATGCAATTCGTTAACTTGCAGAAGAGGACGCTTCTGCAAATATTAATTAAGCTTACAACGAGTGTGAAACTTGGTTCACGGTTGTAATAATGTGTTTAGCCTTTTATGGCTAGGAGGAAATATCATGAAGTTATGGAAAAAATTGGCTTTAGGTAGTGTCGTAGCTTTATCAGCTATTTCATTAACTGCCTGTGGTAAGAGTTCTAATTCAAACGAATCAAAGAGCTCAGATAAACAACTAACCCTTTGGGTAGATACAGCTCGTGTTAGTTGGTACAAGGGTGTTGTAAAAGACTTTGAAAAAGAACACCCTAACATTAAAGTTAAGGTTACCCAAAACCCTAATGGTTCTGCTAATGCTAAGACTGACGTTGGTAAGGACCCTTCAAAGGCCGCAGATGTTTTTGGTGTTCCAAACGACCAATTAGGTCAAATGGCAGATTCAGGTTATATTAACCCACTTTCACCATCTGATACTAAGGAAATTAAGAAGAACTCAGTTCCAGAAGCATATAAGGGTGCTGAATGGAAAGGTAAGCTTTACGCATATCCATATGCAGAACAAGCTCAAACCGTTTACTACGACAAGTCTAAGCTTTCTCCAGAAGATGTTAAATCTTGGAAGACCATGACTTCTAAAGGTGTAGTTGCAACCGACTTTACTAATGCTTACGTAATGTGGCCAGTAATGTTCTCAGCAGGCACTAAGCTATTTGGTGATAGCGGAGAAGAAGTAAAAGGTTCCACATTTGACTCACAAAATGGTGTCAACGCAATGAAATGGTATGCAGAACAAAAGAACAACAAGGGTGTTATGCAAACCTCTAACGCACTTAACCAATTAAAGAAGGGTCACGCTCAAGCTATCTTAGATGGTCCATGGAATGCAGCAAACATTAAGAAGATCTTAGGTAAGAACTTAGGTGTTGCTCCATATCCAACTATTGAACTTGGTGGCAAGACTGCTCAAATGGAAGCTTTCTTAGGTATTGAATGTTTCGCAGTTAACTCTCATACTTCTAACGCTAAGAATGCTGCAATTTTGGCTAAATACTTATCAAACAAGGAAAACCAATTAATTGTTCACAAGAATGCTGGTGAAATTCCTGTAAACAAGGCAGCTCAAAATACTGCAGAAGTTAAGAATGACCCAGTAGCTAAGGCTGTAATTCAAATGGCACAACCAGGTTACTCAGTTCTTCAACCAAAATTGCCACAAATGTCAATCTTCTGGAACGACTCAGCTCCATTAATTAGTGGTGCATACGACGGCAAGATTAAGCCATCACAATACAAGACTAAGCTTGCTAAATTACAAAAGAGTATTTCTAAGAAAGAATAATCTTGAAAAATCACATAAGCAAAGGTTTGATTAATTATGTTTAAGAAAAAACATGCTACGCCTGCGGTTACCTTAAAGGAAACGTGGAAAGATGGAGATACCGTAACCAAATTAACATTCTTCATCATGGGTTTAAATGCTATTAAGCATCGGCAATGGCTAAAAGGATTTTCGCTTTTATTTTCCGAAATTATATTTTTAATTTGGTTCTTTTTAAGTGGAATTCATTCAATTGCTGGCTTGAGTAATTTAGGTGCAATAAAAACCAAACGAGTTGTGTTTGATAAAGCACAGGGAGTATATGTTACTCAACAACCAGATAATTCAGTTTTGATCTTATTATTTGGTATTTTAGCTTTATTCATCGTTGCTGGAATTATTTACTTATATATCATTAATCTGAAATCTAATAAGCATACTTTCTTATTAGAAAAGAGACATGAACATATTCCAACTAACCGTGAAGAGATTGCATCTTTGTTTGACCAAAGATTACATGCAACCTTGATGACAATTCCAATCGTTTTAATTATCTTGTTTACTGTTTTGCCAACTGTCTTCATGATTTCGATGGCCTTCACTAACTATGATCGTCAACACTCAATCGGATTTTCATGGACTGGTTTTCAAGCATTTGGAAACGTGTTAGGAGGAGACTTAGCTGGTACTTTCTTCCCAGTTCTAGGTTGGACTTTGATTTGGGCAGTGGCAGCTACTGCTACTACTTTCTTCTTTGGAGTCTTGCTTGCACTTTTGATTGAATCAAAGGGAATCAAGCACAAGAACTTATGGAGAACAATCTTTGTAATTGTTTATGCTGTACCACAATTCGTTTCTCTATTAATGATGGCACAATTCCTAGATTATCAAGGACCATTAAATACATTGCTTATGAACTGGGGCTGGATTAGCCACCCAATTCACTTCATTGATAATCAGGCTAGTCCACTTGTCGCAAGAATTACAGTTATTGTGGTTAACATGTGGATTGGTATCCCAGTTTCAATGTTAACTTCAACTGCTATTATTCAAAACTTACCTCAAGACCAAATTGAAGCTGCACGTATTGATGGTGCAAGCCCAGTACAAATTTTTAATCACATTACATTCCCACAAATTCTCTTTGTAATGTCTCCAGCTTTGATTCAGCAATTTATTGGTAACATCAACAACTTCAATGTTATCTACTTACTGACTGGTGGTGCGCCAATGAACAATAACTACAACGGCGCTGGTTCGACTGACTTGCTAGTAACTTGGCTATATAACTTAACATTTGGTCAAGAGCAACGCTACAATGCGTCAGCTGTCTTAGGTATCTTGATCTTTATCATTAGTGCCACATTTTCACTAATTGCATATCGTCATACTAATGCGTACAAGGAGGGCTAAAAATGAAGTCTTATCATAATCAAAGAAAGATTGCTTTAATCTTTAGATATGTTCTATTAGCCATCTTGGCCGTTTTATGGATATTCCCAATTATTTGGATTATTTTAGCTAGTTTTTCATACAACAACACAGGATTCATATCTACTATTTGGCCAGATAAGTTTACTTGGCAAAACTATATTGGTATTTTTACTAACTCACAGTATCCATTTGTTAACTGGGTATTAAATACATTGTTTGTCGCTGTTATCTCAGCAACATTATCAACTTTTGTTACAATTGCGGTTGCTTATGTATTATCAAGATTACGTTTCCGCTTCCGTAAACCCTTCTTACAAATTGCCTTAGTTTTAGGGATGTTCCCAGGTTTCATGTCAATGATTGCTTTGTACTACATCTTAAAGGCTTTGAACATGTTAAACCTTGGTGGCTTGATCTTAGTTTACGTTGGTGGTGCAGGATTAGGTTTCTACATTGCTAAAGGATTCTTTGACACAATGCCACGTGCAATTGATGAAGCTGCTGAAATTGATGGTGCGACTAAGTGGCAAGTATTTATTCATATTGGATTGCCGCTTTCAAAACCAATGATTGTTTATACTGCACTTACTTCATTCATGGCTCCATGGGTAGACTTCATTTTCTCAGGTATTATCCTCTCTACTTCTGGAAATCCGAAGACCTACACGGTTGCCTATGGTTTGTACAACATGGTCCACTCTTCAAAGGGTATGATGGCTCAATTCTTTACTCAATTCATTGCTGGTTGTGTGGTTATCGCTATTCCAATTACAATTTTGTTCATTGTAATGCAGAAGTTCTACGTTAACGGAATTACAGCAGGTGCTGATAAGGGTTAATCAAATTAAAGTTTATGTGAAAAAAGTGTTCTGCGTTTGCAGGACACTTTTTATTTAAAGGAGAAAATTTATGACACCATGGTGGAAAAAAGCAGTTATTTACCAAATTTATCCTAAGTCATTTCAAGATAGTAATGGAGACGGAATTGGGGATATTCCTGGGATTATCTCAAGACTTGAATATTTAGAAAAATTAGGAATTGATGCAATTTGGTTGTCGCCCGTTTATTTATCTCCTGGGATCGATAATGGGTATGATATTTCTGATTATCAAAAAATTGACCCACAATACGGGACAATGAAAGATATGGATAATCTAATTAAAGAGGCTAAAAAACATCATATACGGATCGTTATGGACCTTGTCGTAAACCATACTTCTGATCAACATCCTTGGTTTGTTGAAGCAAAAAAGAGCCAAGACAATCCATATCGTGATTTTTATATTTGGCGTGATCCAGTAGATGGACATGAACCAAATGATTTAAAGTCTGCTTTTTCAGGCTCAGCTTGGAAATTTGACGAAAAAACAGGACAATACTATTTGCACTTTTTTGCGGATCAACAGCCAGACTTGAATTGGAAGAATCCAGAACTAAGAAATAAAGTTTATGACATGATGAATTACTGGATTGATAAGGGGATTAGTGGCTTTAGAATGGATGTAATCGAGTTGATTGGTAAGGATCCCGATCAAAAAATCCGTGAAAATGGTCCCATGCTTCACCCTTATTTAAAAGAAATGAATGAACATACCTTTGCTAATAAAGATATGATGACTGTAGGTGAGACTTGGAATGCAACGCCTAAAATTGCAGAAGAATATTCTGATCCAGCGCGTCATGAATTGTCGATGGTCTTTCAATTTGAAAACCAAGCTTTAGATCAAGAACCAGGAAAAGAAAAGTGGGATGTAAGGCCGCTTGATTTAGGAGAATTGAAAAAGGTCTTAATTAAGTGGCAAACAGAGATTGATTTTAACCATGCCTGGAATAGCCTTTTCTGGGAAAACCATGATATCCCACGTGTTATTTCACGTTGGGGAAACGATCAAGAGTACCGCGTTCAATGCGCTAAAATGTTTGCGATAATTTTGCACTTAATGCGTGGAACTCCTTATATTTATAATGGTGAAGAAATTGGGATGACTAACTGTCCTGTTAAGTCTATTGATGAGGTCGAAGATATTGAAAGTATCAATATGTATCATGAAAGGCTAGAGCAGGGGTATAAGAGAGCTGATCTGATTAATTCAATTAACGTTAAAGGCCGCGATAATGCAAGACGACCAATGCAGTGGTCTAATGAAGAGAATGCTGGATTTACTAGTGGAAACCCCTGGTTGAAAGTAAATCCAAATTATCAAAAGATTAATGTTAAAGCTGCTTTAGCAGATCTAGATTCTATTTTCTATACTTATCAAAAACTGATTAAGCTTAGACATGAAAATCCTGTTGTAGTTGATGGAGATTTTGAATTAGTTGAAAATACTGGTGATAGTGTTTTAGCATTTTGGCGTAAACTAGGAAGTGAAAAGTGGCTTATTGTTGCTAATCTATCTGGTGATAGACAAAGGTTTAACTTAGATAATGATTTCAAAGAAGTTTTGATTAGTAATTATGAAAAGCAAGATAGTTTAAAGAATATTATTCTAAAGCCATATGAAGCTTTTGCAGTTAAGGCATAAAGAAAAAGTACATTGATTTCTGCAATCAATGTACTTTATTTCATAGTTATTTCTTTTTATTTGGACGTCTTAAGTAACGCAATGTGTTGTTTCTAATATATTTCTGAAATTCTTGATAAATTGGATCAAAAATTTGTGGCTCATCAGTTTCTTTAACCATTACTTTAGGAAAGAAGAAACGTTCATCTCCCTGAAGCGTACCATTTAAAGATTTAACGAGGGGACTTAACTCGGATAGTTCGACTAAGCTACCATCAGCTTGCATGATTTCAATCGGACTGTGGGCATTTTTACCAATAGGCTTATAAGCATCATATGGCTCATCAAATGCCGAATTAGTGGCAGTGTAGTAGTTAGGATCAAAACCTGCTTGTTTAATTAAATTCTTTAATTTTGGTAGTAAACTCTTAGTATCTTCATTAATCTTGACACTTTCAAGGGGATGACGATATAAGTAACGACTTGAAAGGTCTGATAGAATTTGATCGCCTGAATTAGTCCATAATAAGAAATTAGTTTCCATTACGCCGTCGTCTAAATTAAGATAATCTTCAAGTGTCCAATTTCCTTTTAGAAAGGCCTCTAGTTGTGGAGTAACTTGGAGCTTACCTGCTTCATATATAATCTGCGCTCTTTCAAGTAAGTGATGCAGGATGACTTCCATTGAACGATTTACGCGGTGAAAATAAACTTGTTGATACATCTGGTAGCGGCTAATAATATAGTCTTCAACAGCGTGGATGCCCTTATCAGTAAAGCAAATTCCATCACGGTACGGACGAATCACTTCTAAGATTCTGGTTAAATCAAAACTACCATAAGTTACCCCAGTAAAGTAAGCATCACGAAGTAAGTAATCCATTCTGTCAGCATCTGCTTGACTAGAAATTAATTTTACAACTTGTGGGTTAGAGTAAGTCTTAGCAATTACGCTAGCTACTAATTCTGGAAAATTGGGACTAACTTGTCTTAAAGCTTGGTTTACTTCAGTACTTTTATCGGTAATAATTTGTTGACCCATTTTTTCATGGTTAGTACCAAAGAGATGCTCAAAGGTATGAGAGTATGGACCATGACCAATATCATGAAGCAAGGCAGCACATTCTGCTAAAAGACGTTCGTTAGGATCCCATAATCCATCGCCGGGTTCTTTACTAGTATATTTTTCTTCAAAAATATCGCAGATTCGGCGTGTTAATTCATAAACACCCAAGTTATGTTCAAAGCGGGTATGTGTTGCTCCTTGAAAAACATAGGAAGCAGGTCCTAACTGTTTAATACGGCGCAAGCGTTGAAATTCTTTTGAATTAATAATATCTAGAATGACTTTATCTTTAACATGAATATAATTGTGGACTGGATCACGCAATACTTTTTCATGATCTAGCTTTTTACTTTGAAATTT of the Lactobacillus gasseri ATCC 33323 = JCM 1131 genome contains:
- a CDS encoding carbohydrate ABC transporter permease, coding for MFKKKHATPAVTLKETWKDGDTVTKLTFFIMGLNAIKHRQWLKGFSLLFSEIIFLIWFFLSGIHSIAGLSNLGAIKTKRVVFDKAQGVYVTQQPDNSVLILLFGILALFIVAGIIYLYIINLKSNKHTFLLEKRHEHIPTNREEIASLFDQRLHATLMTIPIVLIILFTVLPTVFMISMAFTNYDRQHSIGFSWTGFQAFGNVLGGDLAGTFFPVLGWTLIWAVAATATTFFFGVLLALLIESKGIKHKNLWRTIFVIVYAVPQFVSLLMMAQFLDYQGPLNTLLMNWGWISHPIHFIDNQASPLVARITVIVVNMWIGIPVSMLTSTAIIQNLPQDQIEAARIDGASPVQIFNHITFPQILFVMSPALIQQFIGNINNFNVIYLLTGGAPMNNNYNGAGSTDLLVTWLYNLTFGQEQRYNASAVLGILIFIISATFSLIAYRHTNAYKEG
- a CDS encoding sugar ABC transporter permease produces the protein MKSYHNQRKIALIFRYVLLAILAVLWIFPIIWIILASFSYNNTGFISTIWPDKFTWQNYIGIFTNSQYPFVNWVLNTLFVAVISATLSTFVTIAVAYVLSRLRFRFRKPFLQIALVLGMFPGFMSMIALYYILKALNMLNLGGLILVYVGGAGLGFYIAKGFFDTMPRAIDEAAEIDGATKWQVFIHIGLPLSKPMIVYTALTSFMAPWVDFIFSGIILSTSGNPKTYTVAYGLYNMVHSSKGMMAQFFTQFIAGCVVIAIPITILFIVMQKFYVNGITAGADKG
- a CDS encoding extracellular solute-binding protein, which produces MKLWKKLALGSVVALSAISLTACGKSSNSNESKSSDKQLTLWVDTARVSWYKGVVKDFEKEHPNIKVKVTQNPNGSANAKTDVGKDPSKAADVFGVPNDQLGQMADSGYINPLSPSDTKEIKKNSVPEAYKGAEWKGKLYAYPYAEQAQTVYYDKSKLSPEDVKSWKTMTSKGVVATDFTNAYVMWPVMFSAGTKLFGDSGEEVKGSTFDSQNGVNAMKWYAEQKNNKGVMQTSNALNQLKKGHAQAILDGPWNAANIKKILGKNLGVAPYPTIELGGKTAQMEAFLGIECFAVNSHTSNAKNAAILAKYLSNKENQLIVHKNAGEIPVNKAAQNTAEVKNDPVAKAVIQMAQPGYSVLQPKLPQMSIFWNDSAPLISGAYDGKIKPSQYKTKLAKLQKSISKKE
- a CDS encoding glycoside hydrolase family 13 protein — its product is MTPWWKKAVIYQIYPKSFQDSNGDGIGDIPGIISRLEYLEKLGIDAIWLSPVYLSPGIDNGYDISDYQKIDPQYGTMKDMDNLIKEAKKHHIRIVMDLVVNHTSDQHPWFVEAKKSQDNPYRDFYIWRDPVDGHEPNDLKSAFSGSAWKFDEKTGQYYLHFFADQQPDLNWKNPELRNKVYDMMNYWIDKGISGFRMDVIELIGKDPDQKIRENGPMLHPYLKEMNEHTFANKDMMTVGETWNATPKIAEEYSDPARHELSMVFQFENQALDQEPGKEKWDVRPLDLGELKKVLIKWQTEIDFNHAWNSLFWENHDIPRVISRWGNDQEYRVQCAKMFAIILHLMRGTPYIYNGEEIGMTNCPVKSIDEVEDIESINMYHERLEQGYKRADLINSINVKGRDNARRPMQWSNEENAGFTSGNPWLKVNPNYQKINVKAALADLDSIFYTYQKLIKLRHENPVVVDGDFELVENTGDSVLAFWRKLGSEKWLIVANLSGDRQRFNLDNDFKEVLISNYEKQDSLKNIILKPYEAFAVKA
- the pgmB gene encoding beta-phosphoglucomutase: MLKGLIFDLDGVLTNSAVYHLTAWNNLAKELGINLTDEQLDSLRGISRMDSLNLILKYGGQENKYSEAEKEKFAEEKNTKFVEQVEKMTPADILPGIPELLSDAKKQNLKMVIASASKNAPKILTKLGIMDEFDGIVDPATLHRGKPDPEIYEKAQKLLGLNANEVISFEDAQAGVQSIKSAGQFAVGIGDKEVLKEADYIVPTTKELKLSEIESVFNKK
- a CDS encoding HD domain-containing protein, whose product is MEKFQSKKLDHEKVLRDPVHNYIHVKDKVILDIINSKEFQRLRRIKQLGPASYVFQGATHTRFEHNLGVYELTRRICDIFEEKYTSKEPGDGLWDPNERLLAECAALLHDIGHGPYSHTFEHLFGTNHEKMGQQIITDKSTEVNQALRQVSPNFPELVASVIAKTYSNPQVVKLISSQADADRMDYLLRDAYFTGVTYGSFDLTRILEVIRPYRDGICFTDKGIHAVEDYIISRYQMYQQVYFHRVNRSMEVILHHLLERAQIIYEAGKLQVTPQLEAFLKGNWTLEDYLNLDDGVMETNFLLWTNSGDQILSDLSSRYLYRHPLESVKINEDTKSLLPKLKNLIKQAGFDPNYYTATNSAFDEPYDAYKPIGKNAHSPIEIMQADGSLVELSELSPLVKSLNGTLQGDERFFFPKVMVKETDEPQIFDPIYQEFQKYIRNNTLRYLRRPNKKK
- a CDS encoding ABC transporter ATP-binding protein: MVEVDLNHIYKKYEGNDKYSVNDFDLHIKDKEFIVFVGPSGCGKSTTLRMVAGLEDISKGTLEIDHKVMNDVAPKDRNIAMVFQNYALYPHMSIYDNMAFGLKLRHYKKDEIDKRVKHAAEILGLSEYLDKKPSELSGGQRQRVALGRAIVRDAPIFLMDEPLSNLDAKLRVTMRAEIAKLHQNLGTTTIYVTHDQTEAMTLADRVVVMSVGQVQQIGTPLEVYNKPVNMFVAGFIGSPQMNFFNVHFKGNRISDGKGLNIEIPEGKAKMLKDKGYEDKDLVFGIRPEDIHSEEAFLETWPNQTVKSTVVVSELLGSTIQLYQKVDGTEFVAIVNARDYHTPGDKVEMGFDVNKAHFFDKDTTNAIR